One window from the genome of Nicotiana tomentosiformis chromosome 5, ASM39032v3, whole genome shotgun sequence encodes:
- the LOC104100136 gene encoding protein FIZZY-RELATED 3 isoform X2 yields the protein MERRKSGINLPPTMSETTLRLDAFSSPPSSKLRSRTSNLASPMSNRSPRTISNLSSSPSSKSATCSDRFIPCRSSSRLHTFGLVEKAEGGGTNNDAYSRLLKSELFGSDFSSPAGASPMSPSKNMLRFKTENSGPNSPYSPSVLGYDTSLSNEVSTPPKPPRKVPKTPHKVLDAPALQDDFYLNLVDWSSQNVLAVGLGTCVYLWTASNSRVTKLCDLGPTDSVCSVQWTREGSYISIGTSLGQVQVWDGTQCKKVRTLGGHQSRTGVLAWSSRILSSGSRDRNILQHDIRVPSDFVSKFVGHKSEVCGLKWSHDDRELASGGNDNQLLVWNLRSQQPVLKLTEHTAAVKAIAWSPHQCGLLASGGGTADRCIRFWNTTNGNQLNHVDTGSQVCNLAWSRNVNEIVSTHGYSQNQIMVWKYPSMSKVATLTGHSLRVLYLAMSPDGQTIVTGAGDETLRFWNVFPSVKAPVMKDNTGLWSLGRTHIR from the exons ATGGAAAGAAGAAAGAGTGGAATTAACCTTCCACCAACAATGTCGGAAACCACTCTTCGGCTTGACGCCTTTTCTTCTCCTCCCAGCTCAAAGCTTCGATCTAGAACTAGCAACTTGGCATCCCCAATGTCCAACAGGTCACCTCGGACTATATCAAACCTGTCATCATCCCCATCATCCAAATCTGCTACTTGCAGTGATAGGTTCATCCCCTGTAGATCTTCGTCGAGGCTACATACTTTTGGGCTGGTAGAGAAGGCGGAGGGAGGAGGAACCAACAACGATGCCTACTCCAGATTGTTGAAATCTGAGCTTTTTGGGTCTGATTTTTCTTCTCCTGCAGGTGCTTCCCCAATGAGTCCCAGCAAGAATATGCTGAGGTTCAAGACTGAAAATTCAGGGCCTAATTCTCCTTACTCGCCTTCCGTTTTGGGGTACGACACTTCCCTCTCTAACGAGGTTTCTACCCCTCCTAAACCCCCTAGGAAAGTGCCCAAGACACCCCACAAG GTTCTGGATGCACCAGCACTTCAAGATGACTTCTACTTGAACCTAGTTGATTGGTCCTCTCAGAATGTTCTTGCTGTTGGGCTAGGAACATGTGTTTATTTATGGACAGCTTCAAATAGTAGA GTGACAAAGCTGTGCGACTTAGGACCTACTGATAGTGTCTGCTCAGTCCAATGGACTAGAGAGGGGTCTTATATATCTATTGGTACAAGTCTTGGGCAAGTTCAG GTTTGGGATGGCACACAATGCAAGAAGGTTAGAACCTTGGGTGGACATCAGTCAAGAACAGGAGTTCTTGCATGGAGTTCGCGCATCTTATCTTCTGGTAGCAGAGACAGAAACATCCTTCAGCATGACATTCGCGTTCCTAGTGACTTTGTGAGCAAGTTTGTCGGTCACAAGTCTGAG GTATGTGGACTAAAATGGTCTCATGATGATAGAGAGCTCGCGTCAGGGGGCAATGACAATCAG CTCTTAGTGTGGAATCTGCGGTCCCAGCAACCAGTTTTGAAGCTAACAGAGCACACTGCAGCTGTCAAGGCCATTGCCTGGTCTCCTCACCAATGTGGCCTTCTGGCATCAGGAGGAGGAACTGCTGATCGCTGCATTCGCTTTTGGAACACAACAAATGGCAATCAGTTGAACCATGTGGACACAGGAAGCCAG GTATGCAATCTAGCCTGGAGTAGAAATGTGAATGAGATAGTTAGCACACATGGGTATTCCCAAAACCAAATCATGGTGTGGAAGTATCCATCAATGTCAAAG GTAGCCACTCTAACTGGCCATAGCCTGCGCGTCCTGTATCTTGCCATGTCACCTGATGGCCAG ACAATAGTAACTGGAGCAGGAGATGAGACATTGCGCTTTTGGAATGTATTTCCCTCAGTAAAAGCTCCTGTAA TGAAGGACAACACGGGACTTTGGTCTTTAGGCAGGACGCACATACGGTGA
- the LOC104100136 gene encoding B-type cell cycle switch protein ccs52B isoform X1, giving the protein MERRKSGINLPPTMSETTLRLDAFSSPPSSKLRSRTSNLASPMSNRSPRTISNLSSSPSSKSATCSDRFIPCRSSSRLHTFGLVEKAEGGGTNNDAYSRLLKSELFGSDFSSPAGASPMSPSKNMLRFKTENSGPNSPYSPSVLGYDTSLSNEVSTPPKPPRKVPKTPHKVLDAPALQDDFYLNLVDWSSQNVLAVGLGTCVYLWTASNSRVTKLCDLGPTDSVCSVQWTREGSYISIGTSLGQVQVWDGTQCKKVRTLGGHQSRTGVLAWSSRILSSGSRDRNILQHDIRVPSDFVSKFVGHKSEVCGLKWSHDDRELASGGNDNQLLVWNLRSQQPVLKLTEHTAAVKAIAWSPHQCGLLASGGGTADRCIRFWNTTNGNQLNHVDTGSQVCNLAWSRNVNEIVSTHGYSQNQIMVWKYPSMSKVATLTGHSLRVLYLAMSPDGQTIVTGAGDETLRFWNVFPSVKAPAAVKDNTGLWSLGRTHIR; this is encoded by the exons ATGGAAAGAAGAAAGAGTGGAATTAACCTTCCACCAACAATGTCGGAAACCACTCTTCGGCTTGACGCCTTTTCTTCTCCTCCCAGCTCAAAGCTTCGATCTAGAACTAGCAACTTGGCATCCCCAATGTCCAACAGGTCACCTCGGACTATATCAAACCTGTCATCATCCCCATCATCCAAATCTGCTACTTGCAGTGATAGGTTCATCCCCTGTAGATCTTCGTCGAGGCTACATACTTTTGGGCTGGTAGAGAAGGCGGAGGGAGGAGGAACCAACAACGATGCCTACTCCAGATTGTTGAAATCTGAGCTTTTTGGGTCTGATTTTTCTTCTCCTGCAGGTGCTTCCCCAATGAGTCCCAGCAAGAATATGCTGAGGTTCAAGACTGAAAATTCAGGGCCTAATTCTCCTTACTCGCCTTCCGTTTTGGGGTACGACACTTCCCTCTCTAACGAGGTTTCTACCCCTCCTAAACCCCCTAGGAAAGTGCCCAAGACACCCCACAAG GTTCTGGATGCACCAGCACTTCAAGATGACTTCTACTTGAACCTAGTTGATTGGTCCTCTCAGAATGTTCTTGCTGTTGGGCTAGGAACATGTGTTTATTTATGGACAGCTTCAAATAGTAGA GTGACAAAGCTGTGCGACTTAGGACCTACTGATAGTGTCTGCTCAGTCCAATGGACTAGAGAGGGGTCTTATATATCTATTGGTACAAGTCTTGGGCAAGTTCAG GTTTGGGATGGCACACAATGCAAGAAGGTTAGAACCTTGGGTGGACATCAGTCAAGAACAGGAGTTCTTGCATGGAGTTCGCGCATCTTATCTTCTGGTAGCAGAGACAGAAACATCCTTCAGCATGACATTCGCGTTCCTAGTGACTTTGTGAGCAAGTTTGTCGGTCACAAGTCTGAG GTATGTGGACTAAAATGGTCTCATGATGATAGAGAGCTCGCGTCAGGGGGCAATGACAATCAG CTCTTAGTGTGGAATCTGCGGTCCCAGCAACCAGTTTTGAAGCTAACAGAGCACACTGCAGCTGTCAAGGCCATTGCCTGGTCTCCTCACCAATGTGGCCTTCTGGCATCAGGAGGAGGAACTGCTGATCGCTGCATTCGCTTTTGGAACACAACAAATGGCAATCAGTTGAACCATGTGGACACAGGAAGCCAG GTATGCAATCTAGCCTGGAGTAGAAATGTGAATGAGATAGTTAGCACACATGGGTATTCCCAAAACCAAATCATGGTGTGGAAGTATCCATCAATGTCAAAG GTAGCCACTCTAACTGGCCATAGCCTGCGCGTCCTGTATCTTGCCATGTCACCTGATGGCCAG ACAATAGTAACTGGAGCAGGAGATGAGACATTGCGCTTTTGGAATGTATTTCCCTCAGTAAAAGCTCCT GCAGCAGTGAAGGACAACACGGGACTTTGGTCTTTAGGCAGGACGCACATACGGTGA